The genomic region AATGCCGGCGTCCTGCAGCGCCGCACGCACGCGCTCGGCCAGCGCCGGCAGATCCGCCGAAACCGCCGCCAGTACGCTACGTGGATAGATCAGCAACTCGTCCGCTGTCGGTGCGCGCGCAGCGCTACTCACATGAATCGACAGTCGGGCAGCCTGATCTTCGGGCAAACGGGCCTCGGCCAACCAGGGTGCATCGCCCTCGATACGCACGCTTGCGCCCGCCAGCAGGTCCGAGACGAAACGCTTGCCCAGTTCCAGATCAGCCAGGGCGTAACCGCTCGGAGGGTTGAGCAGGCAGGTGCCGAAACGCAATTCGCCGCTGGTGGTGATCGCGGGCGCCACACCCAGGCCGGCGGCCATTTCCCGGGCCATGACGTTCACACCGCCCAGACCGCCGAGCAAAGGGACCACCGCACTGCCATCCTCGGCGACCGCCAGGACCGGCGGCTCGGCGCCCTTCTCCAGCAACACCGACGCCAGGCTGCGGATCACGATGCCAGCCGCGCACAAGGCGATGATCGGCGTGTCCTGCTGGTAGAACTGGCGCAAGGTTGCGCCGAACTCGCTGTAAGTCCGGTCCGCGCCCTCGACCCGTTCGGCCAGGCCATGGATCAGCGCCTGCGGATAAATCTGCTGAAGCCTGCGCGCGGTCGCCAGGCTGCCGTTGCCCAGAATGACAATGGCCGGTGCCGGACGACTCATCCCTGCCACCGTTCGCCGGGCACAATGATCAGCGAGAAATACGGCGAGGACATCGGGTCCACCTCATCGAGCGGAACGATCTTCTGGTTGGCCATGGTGGCGCGCTCCACATACAGGGCGCGACCGGCCAGCCCCAGCTCTTCCAGCACCTGGCGCACCTTGGGAAAGTTGCGGCCCAGCTTCATCACCACTGCGGCATCCGCATCGGCCAGGCGGCGCTTGAGTTCCTCGGCAGGCAACACGCCGGACAACACCGACAGGCTCTGGTTGCGATACACCAACGGTACGCCGAGCACCGAGGCGCCACCGAGCATCGAGCAGACACCCGGGATCACCTGGGCTTCGTAACGATCGGCGAGGCGGTCGTGCAGGTACATGTAGGAGCCATAGAAGAACGGGTCGCCTTCGCAGATCACCGCCACGTCGCGGCCGGCATCCAGATGCGCGGCGACCTCCAGGCTGGCTTCGTCGTAAAAGTCGCTGATCACCTGTTCGTAGGACAGCGGCGCCGGCAGGGCTTCGGTGGTCACCGGATAGACCAGTGGCAGCAGGGTCTGGGCCTGCTGCAGATGACCCTCGATGATACCGAAGGCATTGCCTTTCTTGCCCTTGGCGACGAAATACGCCACCACCGGCGACTCGCGCAGCAGGCGCAGCGCCTTCACGGTGATCAGTTCCGGATCACCCGGCCCAACACCGAGGCCGATCAGACGTCCAGGCTGCTGCATCATTCCACCTCCGTGGCGAGGGCATTGACGGCGGCGGCGGCCATGGCGCTGCCACCGAGCCGGCCCTGCATGATCACGAACGGCACACCACGGCTGTCGGCGGCGAGCATCGCCTTGGACTCGGCGGCGCCGACGAAGCCCACCGGGAAGCCGAGGATCAGTGCCGGCTTCGGTGCACCGGCATCGAGCATTTCCAACAGGTAGAACAGCGACGTTGGCGCATTGCCGATCACCACCACGCTGCCTTCCAGATGCGGCCGCCACAATTCCAGGGCCACCGCCGAACGGGTATTGCCCAGTGCCTGCGCCATCGCCGGCACGCGCTCGTCGCGCAAGGTGCAGATCACCGGGTTGTTGGCCGGCAGGCGGGCACGGGTGATGCCCTCGGAGACCATCCGCGCATCGCAGAGAATCGGTGCACCGGCCGCCAGCGCCTCACGCCCGGCTGTGCCGGCACCCGGTGAGAATTGCAGGCCGTCGATGGCATCGACCATGCCGCAGGCGTGGATCACCCGAACGGCCAGTTTCTCCAGGTCAGCGGGAATGCGCGCCAGGTTCGCTTCCGCGCGAATGATCGCGAAGGAGTTGCGATAGATCTCCTGACCATCGCGAATGTAATCAATCATCGGTGCTGCTCCGTGAGCGGGCTTCGAGCAGGGTGCCCGCCGCATCAATAGTAAGGTTGCTTGCGTGCAGCAGGCCGAAACCGGGCTGGGCTGCATCGCGAAAATAGAGGTCGTAGTGGCCGGGGGTCACCGCCAGCAAGGTAGCCGGTGCCACATGGGCTGCGGCGCAGGAGCGCTTGCAGCCGGACAGGTGCACGCCCTGGGGCGGCCCTTGCAGAAGCGTCGCCAGGCGCCGGGCATCGGCCTTGGTCTCGGCCAGCCCCTTGGCGCAGCCGGCGGAACCGGTGCAGGCGATGATCCGTGCCAGCGGCTGGCTGGCATCGCAGAGCAGGCCGAGCTGTTGCAGTCGCGCGGTGACGTGAGCTGCGTGTTCCTCACGGATGCCGGGCAGCAGCAGGCTTTGCCAGGGGGTCAGGCGCAGACTGCCGTCGCCGTACTGCTGCGCCAACTGAGCCACGCCTTCGAGCATCGCCGCATCGAGACGCCCCAATGGAAATACCGCGCCGACATAAAACCGATCCGGCTGACGCTGTGGATAAGTCCCGACATGCAGCAGTTCGGGCGTGGCAGGTCGCCGCCAGTCACCCACGGCAATGGGCTCGACGCCGAAGCGCTCGCTCAGTTGCGCCAGGAACACCGCGGTCGGCACCTCGGCGAGCAGATGACGCATGCGTGTCTGCTCGGGACGGGCCAGGTCGAGGAACAGCCCCAGTACCGCCGCCACCAGGGCGTGCCCCTGTTCCAGCGGCACAGCCGCCAGAGGCGCGTCGTTGGCCGGGCAACCCGCCAGGCCGAAGGCCAGGTACGGACGATCCTCGATCAGCAGGGCAGACAGCCACAGGTCATGGGGGTGTTCGAGCATCGCCAGGGCCTCGCCGCCGTCGAGCTGGATGGCGAACTTGGCCGACAATTGATGAAAACGCGGCTGACCTTGCAGGCTGGCGAGAATCTGCGCGGCCAGCGGACGAGTATCGATCAGCATCCGTGCATCGATACCGGCGCTGGGGCTGAGCATCAGGTTGCGCACATCGTCAGCACCGCTGACCCGGGACACATCCGTTTCTGCAGAAGCGGGGTTCGGCGCCCCGACAAGCCCGCTCCCACACCGGCTCCCTTCAGCCGTGGGCCCGAGACCGGCGGCCAGCAGACTATCGATCAGCGGCTGATGCTGCGCGCCGATCCCGCGAATCTGCAGATTGGCCCGGTTGGTCGCCTCGATCACCCCGCCGGCATAACGCTCGGCGGCCTGGGCCACCGCGCGGGCCTGATCGGCACTGATCACCCCGCCGGCCAGCTTGATCCGGCAGATGCCGCCATCGAGCGCCGCGACGATACGCAGCAACCCCGGACAGGCCGAGGGGCGGACAGCGTTGGCAAGCGGGTGTTCGTTCAAGGGATAACCGACAGTCAGGGAAAGTGCTCGTTGTCATCGAAAGGCGTTTCGCCGTCGAAGGCGCGGTATTATGCCTGCTTTGTCCGACGGCATGAAAAGACTGCTGGTCGGAACAGCTGCGTTTCGAGGATTTTAGATGGCGCCCTGGCTGACAGTAGTGGGAATCGGTGAAGACGGCTTCGGAGGCCTCGGCGAACACGCCCGCCAGGCGCTGCTGGGGGCGACGCGGGTATTCGGCGGGCAACGCCAGCTCGACCTGCTGCCACCGAACGTGGCGACCGAGCGCCTGGCCTGGCCCAGCCCGTTTTCCCTTGAGCCGGTGCTGGCCCTGCGGGGCACGCCGGTGTGCGTACTGGCCAGCGGCGATCCGATGCTGTTCGGCGTCGGCGCCAGCCTGTCGCGCCAGCTCGATACCGAGGAGATGCACGTGCTGCCCGCGCCCTCCGCCTACTCGCTGGCCGCCGCACGACTGGGTTGGGCGCTGCAGGAGGTGGTGTGCCTGTCGGTGGTTGCTCGTCCAGTGGCGGCCCTCAGTGCACAACTGCACAGCGGATTGCGCCTGTTGGTGCTGAGCAACGACGAGCATAGCCCGGCGGCCATCGCCGCACTGCTGCGCGAACGGGGCTTCGGACCCAGCCGGATCAGCGTGCTGGAGCACCTCGGCGGCCCGCTCGAACGACGCATCGATTGCACTGCACAAGACTGGCAGGAGCAAGCGTTCGCCCGTCTCAACCTGGTCGCCATCGCCTGTCAGGCCGATCCGGCTACGCCGCGCCTGTCGCATATCGGCGGGCTGCCGGACGCCGCGTTCGCGCATGACGGCCAGTTGACCAAGCGTGACGTCCGCGCCATCACCCTCGCCCGCCTCGCGCCGGTCCCCGGCGAACTGCTCTGGGATGTCGGTGCCGGCAGCGGCTCCATTGGCATCGAGTGGATGCGCGCGCACCCCTCGTGCCGGACGATTGCCATCGAAGCGGACCCAGGCCGCCAGCAACTGATCGAACACAACCGCGATGCCCTTGGCGTCCCTGGCCTGCGCCTGGTTCGCGGCAGCGCGCCGCAGGCGCTGGACGGGCTGGAACAGCCGGATGCGATCTTCATCGGCGGCGGCGTGACCGTGCCCGGCGTGCTGGATACCTGCTGGGCCCGGCTCAAGCCCGGCGGACGGCTGGTGGCCAATGCCGTGACCCTGCAAAGCGAACTGCTGCTGATGAACTGGCGCCAGGTCCACGGTGGCGAGCTGACCCGCATCCATGTCGCCCAGGCCCAGCCCCTGGGCGACTTCGATACCTGGCGCCAGGCGCTGCCGATCACCCTGCTCGACGTGGTGAAGCCTTGAACAGCGTGGGCGCGAGCCGGCCCGCGCAGAATCTCTCATCTGCGACCATTGCCGGAAGCAGGGCATGGCCCCATGCGTGATGAAACCGCCGAACAACCCGCGCCCCTGCGCAGCGGCCTGACCACTGGCAGTTGCGCCACCGCCACCGCGCTGGCTGCAGCACGCCTGCTGCTGAGCGGGATCAGCCATGATGCGGTACGGATCATCCTGCCCAAGGGCAAACAGGTCGAGATGCGCCTGGAATTCTGCCGCCCGCATGAGGACGGCGCCGAAGCGGGGACGATCAAGGATGCCGGCGACGACCCGGACGTCACCCACGGCGCCCTGCTGTATTCACGCGTGCGGCTGACCACCGAGCCCGGCGTGCGCTTCCATGCCGGCAGCGGCGTCGGCACCGTCACCCGCCCCGGCCTGGTGCTGGCCGTCGGCGAACCGGCGATCAACCCGGTGCCGCGCAAGATGATCAGCGACCACCTGCTGCAACTGGCGGCCGAACACGGCTATGCCGGCGGTTTCTCGGTGACCGTCAACGTCGAGGGCGGCGAAGCCCTGGCGCTGAAAACCATGAACCCGCGCCTGGGCATCCTCGGCGGCCTGTCGATTCTCGGCACCAGCGGCATCGTCCGGCCGTTTTCCTGTGCGGCCTACATTGCCTCGATCCACCAGGGCATCGATGTCGCCAGGACCAACGGCTATCGGCATATCGCCGCCTGCACCGGCAATGCCAGCGAGGACACCATGCGTCGCGTCTATGACCTGCCGGAGATTGCCCTGATCGAAATGGGCGATTTCGTCGGGGCCGTGCTCAAGCACCTGCGCAAGGTGCCTGTGGATAAGTTGAGCCTGTGTGGCGGCTTCGGCAAGATCAGCAAACTGGCAGCCGGCCACATGGATCTGCACAGTCGGCATTCGAGCATCGACCTGCCGCAACTGGCCGAATGGGCCGCCGCCGTGGGCGCTGACGAGGTACTGCAGCAGGCCATACGCCAGGCCAACACCAGCCAGCAGGCACTGGCAATGGCCCGCGCCGCTGGCGTCGCCTTGGGCGATGCGGTCTGCCAGCACGCCCTGGACTTCGCCCGCAGTGTG from Pseudomonas asplenii harbors:
- a CDS encoding precorrin-2 C(20)-methyltransferase, whose translation is MQQPGRLIGLGVGPGDPELITVKALRLLRESPVVAYFVAKGKKGNAFGIIEGHLQQAQTLLPLVYPVTTEALPAPLSYEQVISDFYDEASLEVAAHLDAGRDVAVICEGDPFFYGSYMYLHDRLADRYEAQVIPGVCSMLGGASVLGVPLVYRNQSLSVLSGVLPAEELKRRLADADAAVVMKLGRNFPKVRQVLEELGLAGRALYVERATMANQKIVPLDEVDPMSSPYFSLIIVPGERWQG
- a CDS encoding precorrin-8X methylmutase, whose product is MIDYIRDGQEIYRNSFAIIRAEANLARIPADLEKLAVRVIHACGMVDAIDGLQFSPGAGTAGREALAAGAPILCDARMVSEGITRARLPANNPVICTLRDERVPAMAQALGNTRSAVALELWRPHLEGSVVVIGNAPTSLFYLLEMLDAGAPKPALILGFPVGFVGAAESKAMLAADSRGVPFVIMQGRLGGSAMAAAAVNALATEVE
- the cobG gene encoding precorrin-3B synthase, translated to MNEHPLANAVRPSACPGLLRIVAALDGGICRIKLAGGVISADQARAVAQAAERYAGGVIEATNRANLQIRGIGAQHQPLIDSLLAAGLGPTAEGSRCGSGLVGAPNPASAETDVSRVSGADDVRNLMLSPSAGIDARMLIDTRPLAAQILASLQGQPRFHQLSAKFAIQLDGGEALAMLEHPHDLWLSALLIEDRPYLAFGLAGCPANDAPLAAVPLEQGHALVAAVLGLFLDLARPEQTRMRHLLAEVPTAVFLAQLSERFGVEPIAVGDWRRPATPELLHVGTYPQRQPDRFYVGAVFPLGRLDAAMLEGVAQLAQQYGDGSLRLTPWQSLLLPGIREEHAAHVTARLQQLGLLCDASQPLARIIACTGSAGCAKGLAETKADARRLATLLQGPPQGVHLSGCKRSCAAAHVAPATLLAVTPGHYDLYFRDAAQPGFGLLHASNLTIDAAGTLLEARSRSSTDD
- the cbiE gene encoding precorrin-6y C5,15-methyltransferase (decarboxylating) subunit CbiE codes for the protein MAPWLTVVGIGEDGFGGLGEHARQALLGATRVFGGQRQLDLLPPNVATERLAWPSPFSLEPVLALRGTPVCVLASGDPMLFGVGASLSRQLDTEEMHVLPAPSAYSLAAARLGWALQEVVCLSVVARPVAALSAQLHSGLRLLVLSNDEHSPAAIAALLRERGFGPSRISVLEHLGGPLERRIDCTAQDWQEQAFARLNLVAIACQADPATPRLSHIGGLPDAAFAHDGQLTKRDVRAITLARLAPVPGELLWDVGAGSGSIGIEWMRAHPSCRTIAIEADPGRQQLIEHNRDALGVPGLRLVRGSAPQALDGLEQPDAIFIGGGVTVPGVLDTCWARLKPGGRLVANAVTLQSELLLMNWRQVHGGELTRIHVAQAQPLGDFDTWRQALPITLLDVVKP
- a CDS encoding cobalt-precorrin-5B (C(1))-methyltransferase, with product MRDETAEQPAPLRSGLTTGSCATATALAAARLLLSGISHDAVRIILPKGKQVEMRLEFCRPHEDGAEAGTIKDAGDDPDVTHGALLYSRVRLTTEPGVRFHAGSGVGTVTRPGLVLAVGEPAINPVPRKMISDHLLQLAAEHGYAGGFSVTVNVEGGEALALKTMNPRLGILGGLSILGTSGIVRPFSCAAYIASIHQGIDVARTNGYRHIAACTGNASEDTMRRVYDLPEIALIEMGDFVGAVLKHLRKVPVDKLSLCGGFGKISKLAAGHMDLHSRHSSIDLPQLAEWAAAVGADEVLQQAIRQANTSQQALAMARAAGVALGDAVCQHALDFARSVVPAQVQVEVFAIDRQGGIVGHAGAFQ